In a single window of the Centroberyx gerrardi isolate f3 chromosome 17, fCenGer3.hap1.cur.20231027, whole genome shotgun sequence genome:
- the LOC139924809 gene encoding transcription factor Sp3-like isoform X1 — MTAPEQPLKQGEMASADVDSSQSEFLQHGGGAETQTTDMSAIQLTGSDRWEVLTPVSTVKEDHGVVHIPNSGIVTSNGQYVLPIGSIPNQPIYVTASGNEASNGVSGIQYQVIPQIQNADGTLAGFQAQGLDDGTGQIQLIPDGSQGSLGISCATTTTTDLLTQAGQVQSIQGVSLGGSAYTSTVPVGLPGNITFVPINSVDLESLGLAGAQTVPIATGVTGVTAEGQLIMGGQTLDSQDHDAGAKQQLVTVGDGGANQELYVPTTTSSSTSSQLPETIDGTGVLTQATAVSAGVSDPSSSENFNSHNHLQQIQVSTSNATTLSQPILQLSGDSQAQVAQGQDLATGQTLQSVQLVNPGTFLIQAQTVTATGQIQWQTFQVQGVQSLQGLQLPQGQGQAQQLTLAPVQTLPLGQAGQVSLPNLQTVTVNSVGQAGVQYTQGEDANSPADIHIKEEPDSEEWQLSGDSTLNPSDLNNLRVQMGDEDMETPSGEGKRLRRVACTCPNCKESGGRGSGMGKKKQHICHIPGCGKVYGKTSHLRAHLRWHSGERPFVCNWMFCGKRFTRSDELQRHRRTHTGEKKFVCTECSKRFMRSDHLAKHIKTHQNKKGGVSSSSSPPPTDTIITADGTTLILQTATTHDLVGNQEIPLQLVTVAPGEVME, encoded by the exons ATGACTG cGCCAGAGCAGCCTTTGAAACAAGGAGAAATGGCGTCCGCGGACGTGGACAGCAGTCAAAGCGAGTTTCTGCAACACGGCGGCGGAGCGGAAACACAG ACAACAGATATGTCGGCCATTCAGCTAACGGGTTCAGACCGATGGGAGGTGTTAACTCCGGTCTCAACTGTGAAGGAAGACCATGGAGTCGTTCACATTCCAAACTCGGGAATTGTCACGTCCAATGGGCAGTATGTGCTTCCTATTGGGAGTATTCCCAACCAGCCCATTTATGTTACAGCATCTGGGAATGAGGCCTCGAATGGAGTGTCTGGCATTCAGTATCAG GTCATCCCGCAGATCCAAAATGCAGATGGAACACTTGCAGGATTCCAAGCACAGGGATTGGATGACGGCACGGGACAGATCCAGCTCATCCCAGATGGCAGCCAGGGCAGCCTTGGAATCAGCTGCGCCACAACGACAACCACAGACCTCCTGACGCAGGCGGGGCAGGTGCAGTCGATCCAAGGCGTGTCATTGGGGGGGTCGGCGTACACCAGCACGGTACCTGTAGGGTTGCCCGGCAACATAACCTTCGTCCCCATAAACAGCGTGGATCTGGAGTCGCTAGGGCTGGCGGGCGCTCAGACGGTCCCTATAGCGACAGGCGTCACGGGGGTAACAGCCGAAGGCCAGCTGATCATGGGCGGCCAGACGCTGGACAGTCAGGACCACGACGCCGGAGCCAAACAGCAGCTAGTGACTGTGGGCGACGGCGGCGCTAACCAAGAGCTCTACGTGCCAACCaccacttcctcctccacctcttcccaGCTTCCTGAGACCATTGATGGCACCGGTGTTCTGACCCAAGCGACTGCCGTGTCTGCGGGCGTGTCCGACCCCTCCTCTTCAGAGAACTTCAACTCCCACAACCATCTGCAGCAAATCCAG GTATCAACTTCCAACGCCACCACTCTCTCCCAGCCCATCCTCCAGCTGTCTGGGGACAGCCAGGCCCAGGTGGCCCAGGGCCAGGACCTGGCAACAGGCCAGACTCTGCAGAGCGTACAGCTGGTCAACCCGGGCACCTTCCTCATCCAGGCCCAAACAGTCACTGCCACTGGTCAGATCCAGTGGCAGACCTTCCAG GTTCAGGGAGTCCAGTCTCTCCAGGGTCTCCAGCTGCCCCAGGGCCAGGGCCAGGCCCAGCAGCTGACCTTAGCCCCGGTGCAGACCCTCCCTCTGGGGCAGGCAGGCCAGGTCAGCCTGCCTAACCTCCAGACGGTCACAGTCAACTCTGTCGGACAGGCTGGAGTGCAGTACACACAGGGAGAGGACGCAAACAGTCCAGCTG ACATCCACATAAAGGAGGAGCCGGACTCTGAGGAGTGGCAGCTGAGCGGCGACTCCACCCTGAACCCCAGTGACCTGAACAACCTGCGTGTCCAGATGGGCGACGAGGACATGGAGACGCCCAGCGGGGAGGGCAAGAGGCTCCGCAGAGTCGCCTGCACCTGCCCCAACTGCAAAGAGTCTGGAGGAAG aGGTTCGGGCATGGGTAAGAAGAAGCAGCATATCTGCCACATTCCTGGCTGTGGGAAGGTGTACGGGAAGACGTCCCATCTGCGAGCCCACCTGCGCTGGCACAGCGGGGAGAGACCCTTCGTCTGCAACTGGATGTTCTGCGGCAAGAGGTTCACCAGGAGCGACGAGCTGCAGAGAcacaggaggacacacacag gagagaagaagttTGTGTGCACGGAATGCTCCAAGAGGTTCATGCGGAGCGACCACCTGGCCAAGCACATAAAGACTCACCAGAATAAAAAAGGCGGagtttcctcctcctcgtccccgCCCCCCACCGACACCATCATCACCGCCGACGGAACCACGCTCATCCTCCAGACGGCCACCACCCACGACCTCGTAGGCAATCAGGAGATCCCCTTGCAGCTGGTCACCGTGGCGCCCGGCGAGGTCATGGAATGA
- the LOC139924809 gene encoding transcription factor Sp3-like isoform X2 has protein sequence MASADVDSSQSEFLQHGGGAETQTTDMSAIQLTGSDRWEVLTPVSTVKEDHGVVHIPNSGIVTSNGQYVLPIGSIPNQPIYVTASGNEASNGVSGIQYQVIPQIQNADGTLAGFQAQGLDDGTGQIQLIPDGSQGSLGISCATTTTTDLLTQAGQVQSIQGVSLGGSAYTSTVPVGLPGNITFVPINSVDLESLGLAGAQTVPIATGVTGVTAEGQLIMGGQTLDSQDHDAGAKQQLVTVGDGGANQELYVPTTTSSSTSSQLPETIDGTGVLTQATAVSAGVSDPSSSENFNSHNHLQQIQVSTSNATTLSQPILQLSGDSQAQVAQGQDLATGQTLQSVQLVNPGTFLIQAQTVTATGQIQWQTFQVQGVQSLQGLQLPQGQGQAQQLTLAPVQTLPLGQAGQVSLPNLQTVTVNSVGQAGVQYTQGEDANSPADIHIKEEPDSEEWQLSGDSTLNPSDLNNLRVQMGDEDMETPSGEGKRLRRVACTCPNCKESGGRGSGMGKKKQHICHIPGCGKVYGKTSHLRAHLRWHSGERPFVCNWMFCGKRFTRSDELQRHRRTHTGEKKFVCTECSKRFMRSDHLAKHIKTHQNKKGGVSSSSSPPPTDTIITADGTTLILQTATTHDLVGNQEIPLQLVTVAPGEVME, from the exons ATGGCGTCCGCGGACGTGGACAGCAGTCAAAGCGAGTTTCTGCAACACGGCGGCGGAGCGGAAACACAG ACAACAGATATGTCGGCCATTCAGCTAACGGGTTCAGACCGATGGGAGGTGTTAACTCCGGTCTCAACTGTGAAGGAAGACCATGGAGTCGTTCACATTCCAAACTCGGGAATTGTCACGTCCAATGGGCAGTATGTGCTTCCTATTGGGAGTATTCCCAACCAGCCCATTTATGTTACAGCATCTGGGAATGAGGCCTCGAATGGAGTGTCTGGCATTCAGTATCAG GTCATCCCGCAGATCCAAAATGCAGATGGAACACTTGCAGGATTCCAAGCACAGGGATTGGATGACGGCACGGGACAGATCCAGCTCATCCCAGATGGCAGCCAGGGCAGCCTTGGAATCAGCTGCGCCACAACGACAACCACAGACCTCCTGACGCAGGCGGGGCAGGTGCAGTCGATCCAAGGCGTGTCATTGGGGGGGTCGGCGTACACCAGCACGGTACCTGTAGGGTTGCCCGGCAACATAACCTTCGTCCCCATAAACAGCGTGGATCTGGAGTCGCTAGGGCTGGCGGGCGCTCAGACGGTCCCTATAGCGACAGGCGTCACGGGGGTAACAGCCGAAGGCCAGCTGATCATGGGCGGCCAGACGCTGGACAGTCAGGACCACGACGCCGGAGCCAAACAGCAGCTAGTGACTGTGGGCGACGGCGGCGCTAACCAAGAGCTCTACGTGCCAACCaccacttcctcctccacctcttcccaGCTTCCTGAGACCATTGATGGCACCGGTGTTCTGACCCAAGCGACTGCCGTGTCTGCGGGCGTGTCCGACCCCTCCTCTTCAGAGAACTTCAACTCCCACAACCATCTGCAGCAAATCCAG GTATCAACTTCCAACGCCACCACTCTCTCCCAGCCCATCCTCCAGCTGTCTGGGGACAGCCAGGCCCAGGTGGCCCAGGGCCAGGACCTGGCAACAGGCCAGACTCTGCAGAGCGTACAGCTGGTCAACCCGGGCACCTTCCTCATCCAGGCCCAAACAGTCACTGCCACTGGTCAGATCCAGTGGCAGACCTTCCAG GTTCAGGGAGTCCAGTCTCTCCAGGGTCTCCAGCTGCCCCAGGGCCAGGGCCAGGCCCAGCAGCTGACCTTAGCCCCGGTGCAGACCCTCCCTCTGGGGCAGGCAGGCCAGGTCAGCCTGCCTAACCTCCAGACGGTCACAGTCAACTCTGTCGGACAGGCTGGAGTGCAGTACACACAGGGAGAGGACGCAAACAGTCCAGCTG ACATCCACATAAAGGAGGAGCCGGACTCTGAGGAGTGGCAGCTGAGCGGCGACTCCACCCTGAACCCCAGTGACCTGAACAACCTGCGTGTCCAGATGGGCGACGAGGACATGGAGACGCCCAGCGGGGAGGGCAAGAGGCTCCGCAGAGTCGCCTGCACCTGCCCCAACTGCAAAGAGTCTGGAGGAAG aGGTTCGGGCATGGGTAAGAAGAAGCAGCATATCTGCCACATTCCTGGCTGTGGGAAGGTGTACGGGAAGACGTCCCATCTGCGAGCCCACCTGCGCTGGCACAGCGGGGAGAGACCCTTCGTCTGCAACTGGATGTTCTGCGGCAAGAGGTTCACCAGGAGCGACGAGCTGCAGAGAcacaggaggacacacacag gagagaagaagttTGTGTGCACGGAATGCTCCAAGAGGTTCATGCGGAGCGACCACCTGGCCAAGCACATAAAGACTCACCAGAATAAAAAAGGCGGagtttcctcctcctcgtccccgCCCCCCACCGACACCATCATCACCGCCGACGGAACCACGCTCATCCTCCAGACGGCCACCACCCACGACCTCGTAGGCAATCAGGAGATCCCCTTGCAGCTGGTCACCGTGGCGCCCGGCGAGGTCATGGAATGA
- the LOC139924809 gene encoding transcription factor Sp3-like isoform X3, with amino-acid sequence MSAIQLTGSDRWEVLTPVSTVKEDHGVVHIPNSGIVTSNGQYVLPIGSIPNQPIYVTASGNEASNGVSGIQYQVIPQIQNADGTLAGFQAQGLDDGTGQIQLIPDGSQGSLGISCATTTTTDLLTQAGQVQSIQGVSLGGSAYTSTVPVGLPGNITFVPINSVDLESLGLAGAQTVPIATGVTGVTAEGQLIMGGQTLDSQDHDAGAKQQLVTVGDGGANQELYVPTTTSSSTSSQLPETIDGTGVLTQATAVSAGVSDPSSSENFNSHNHLQQIQVSTSNATTLSQPILQLSGDSQAQVAQGQDLATGQTLQSVQLVNPGTFLIQAQTVTATGQIQWQTFQVQGVQSLQGLQLPQGQGQAQQLTLAPVQTLPLGQAGQVSLPNLQTVTVNSVGQAGVQYTQGEDANSPADIHIKEEPDSEEWQLSGDSTLNPSDLNNLRVQMGDEDMETPSGEGKRLRRVACTCPNCKESGGRGSGMGKKKQHICHIPGCGKVYGKTSHLRAHLRWHSGERPFVCNWMFCGKRFTRSDELQRHRRTHTGEKKFVCTECSKRFMRSDHLAKHIKTHQNKKGGVSSSSSPPPTDTIITADGTTLILQTATTHDLVGNQEIPLQLVTVAPGEVME; translated from the exons ATGTCGGCCATTCAGCTAACGGGTTCAGACCGATGGGAGGTGTTAACTCCGGTCTCAACTGTGAAGGAAGACCATGGAGTCGTTCACATTCCAAACTCGGGAATTGTCACGTCCAATGGGCAGTATGTGCTTCCTATTGGGAGTATTCCCAACCAGCCCATTTATGTTACAGCATCTGGGAATGAGGCCTCGAATGGAGTGTCTGGCATTCAGTATCAG GTCATCCCGCAGATCCAAAATGCAGATGGAACACTTGCAGGATTCCAAGCACAGGGATTGGATGACGGCACGGGACAGATCCAGCTCATCCCAGATGGCAGCCAGGGCAGCCTTGGAATCAGCTGCGCCACAACGACAACCACAGACCTCCTGACGCAGGCGGGGCAGGTGCAGTCGATCCAAGGCGTGTCATTGGGGGGGTCGGCGTACACCAGCACGGTACCTGTAGGGTTGCCCGGCAACATAACCTTCGTCCCCATAAACAGCGTGGATCTGGAGTCGCTAGGGCTGGCGGGCGCTCAGACGGTCCCTATAGCGACAGGCGTCACGGGGGTAACAGCCGAAGGCCAGCTGATCATGGGCGGCCAGACGCTGGACAGTCAGGACCACGACGCCGGAGCCAAACAGCAGCTAGTGACTGTGGGCGACGGCGGCGCTAACCAAGAGCTCTACGTGCCAACCaccacttcctcctccacctcttcccaGCTTCCTGAGACCATTGATGGCACCGGTGTTCTGACCCAAGCGACTGCCGTGTCTGCGGGCGTGTCCGACCCCTCCTCTTCAGAGAACTTCAACTCCCACAACCATCTGCAGCAAATCCAG GTATCAACTTCCAACGCCACCACTCTCTCCCAGCCCATCCTCCAGCTGTCTGGGGACAGCCAGGCCCAGGTGGCCCAGGGCCAGGACCTGGCAACAGGCCAGACTCTGCAGAGCGTACAGCTGGTCAACCCGGGCACCTTCCTCATCCAGGCCCAAACAGTCACTGCCACTGGTCAGATCCAGTGGCAGACCTTCCAG GTTCAGGGAGTCCAGTCTCTCCAGGGTCTCCAGCTGCCCCAGGGCCAGGGCCAGGCCCAGCAGCTGACCTTAGCCCCGGTGCAGACCCTCCCTCTGGGGCAGGCAGGCCAGGTCAGCCTGCCTAACCTCCAGACGGTCACAGTCAACTCTGTCGGACAGGCTGGAGTGCAGTACACACAGGGAGAGGACGCAAACAGTCCAGCTG ACATCCACATAAAGGAGGAGCCGGACTCTGAGGAGTGGCAGCTGAGCGGCGACTCCACCCTGAACCCCAGTGACCTGAACAACCTGCGTGTCCAGATGGGCGACGAGGACATGGAGACGCCCAGCGGGGAGGGCAAGAGGCTCCGCAGAGTCGCCTGCACCTGCCCCAACTGCAAAGAGTCTGGAGGAAG aGGTTCGGGCATGGGTAAGAAGAAGCAGCATATCTGCCACATTCCTGGCTGTGGGAAGGTGTACGGGAAGACGTCCCATCTGCGAGCCCACCTGCGCTGGCACAGCGGGGAGAGACCCTTCGTCTGCAACTGGATGTTCTGCGGCAAGAGGTTCACCAGGAGCGACGAGCTGCAGAGAcacaggaggacacacacag gagagaagaagttTGTGTGCACGGAATGCTCCAAGAGGTTCATGCGGAGCGACCACCTGGCCAAGCACATAAAGACTCACCAGAATAAAAAAGGCGGagtttcctcctcctcgtccccgCCCCCCACCGACACCATCATCACCGCCGACGGAACCACGCTCATCCTCCAGACGGCCACCACCCACGACCTCGTAGGCAATCAGGAGATCCCCTTGCAGCTGGTCACCGTGGCGCCCGGCGAGGTCATGGAATGA